In Arthrobacter sp. QXT-31, one genomic interval encodes:
- the selA gene encoding L-seryl-tRNA(Sec) selenium transferase, with protein MGKVDPRRFIPRTDRLLAHPELQCARGRLGDDVIRSIVQEIQDLARSGGLAPEEVEAEVLAAVSSRQATSLRPVLNATGIIVHTNLGRAPLSGSARAALLAAAGYVDVEMDLPSGTRSKRGTGAREALLRACPAAEDALAVNNGAAALLLATTVLAGTGEVIISRGELIEIGAGFRLPELIESTGARLREVGATNRTHLRDYESAIGERTGCLLKVHPSNFRISGFTSGVGVSELRSLADEHQVPLVVDLGSGLLAPDPVLPEEPDIASALASGADVVIASGDKLLGGPQAGLLLGRAEVIARLARHPLARALRADKLALAALEATLSGEAPPVTAALHADPVRLRERTEALAEAVGGAVIEHDGRVGGGGAPGVPLPGWAVRLPENMARWLRTGTPAVLPRVHSGACLVDLRCIPEDDDERLAGAVKSALAHALAHAAEPLGTEGN; from the coding sequence GTGGGCAAAGTCGACCCGCGCAGATTTATTCCGCGCACCGACCGGCTGCTCGCGCACCCGGAGCTTCAATGTGCCCGGGGACGCCTTGGGGATGATGTGATCCGCTCCATCGTCCAGGAGATTCAAGACCTGGCGCGCTCCGGCGGGCTTGCGCCCGAGGAGGTCGAAGCGGAGGTCCTGGCCGCAGTATCGTCCCGCCAGGCCACCTCCCTGCGGCCGGTGCTCAACGCCACCGGCATCATCGTTCACACGAACCTGGGGCGCGCGCCGCTGTCGGGGTCCGCCCGGGCCGCTCTGCTCGCGGCGGCAGGTTATGTCGACGTCGAAATGGACTTGCCGTCCGGGACTCGCTCCAAACGCGGGACCGGCGCGCGTGAGGCACTGCTGCGCGCCTGTCCCGCTGCGGAGGATGCGCTGGCCGTGAACAACGGGGCGGCCGCCCTGCTGCTGGCCACCACCGTCCTGGCCGGCACCGGAGAGGTGATCATCAGCCGCGGGGAGCTCATCGAAATCGGCGCGGGCTTCAGGCTTCCCGAACTGATCGAATCCACCGGTGCCCGCCTGCGGGAAGTGGGCGCCACCAACCGCACGCACCTGCGCGATTACGAGTCCGCCATTGGAGAGCGGACCGGCTGCCTGCTCAAGGTTCATCCGAGCAATTTCCGGATCAGCGGCTTCACCTCCGGCGTTGGAGTCAGCGAACTCCGGTCTTTGGCCGATGAACACCAGGTCCCTTTGGTGGTGGATCTCGGCAGCGGCCTGCTCGCCCCGGATCCCGTGCTGCCTGAGGAGCCCGACATCGCCAGTGCGCTGGCATCCGGTGCCGACGTCGTTATCGCCAGCGGTGACAAACTCCTGGGCGGCCCGCAGGCGGGGCTTCTGCTGGGCCGCGCCGAAGTCATTGCCAGGCTGGCGCGCCATCCACTGGCCCGGGCCCTGCGGGCCGACAAACTGGCGCTGGCCGCGCTGGAAGCGACCCTCTCCGGAGAGGCGCCGCCGGTGACTGCCGCCCTCCACGCAGATCCGGTGCGCCTCCGCGAGCGCACGGAGGCGCTCGCGGAGGCTGTGGGCGGCGCCGTCATCGAGCACGACGGCAGGGTCGGCGGCGGGGGAGCGCCGGGCGTGCCCTTGCCCGGCTGGGCCGTCCGGCTCCCGGAGAACATGGCCCGGTGGCTGCGTACGGGCACTCCCGCGGTGCTGCCCCGGGTCCACAGCGGCGCCTGCCTGGTGGATCTGCGCTGCATCCCGGAGGACGACGACGAACGGCTGGCCGGCGCTGTGAAGTCAGCTCTGGCGCATGCTCTGGCGCATGCCGCCGAACCGCTCGGAACCGAAGGTAACTAA